Proteins encoded in a region of the Armatimonadota bacterium genome:
- a CDS encoding valine--tRNA ligase, producing MEHSGEMSTRYDASSVESKWYGEWERAGLFSPDPDPGKPTYCITIPPPNITGSLHMGHALCYPIQDCLGRFHRLAGKSVLVLPGQDHAGIATQSVVSKLLRKEGTSPSAIGREKFLERVWEWRKESGDTILNQLRLLGCGFDWPRQRFTLDDAYAKAVLKVFVDWYDRGIIYRGKRVVNWDPVLETSVSDIETERRTVRGKLYHVRYPFADGSGSLVVATTRPETMLGDVAVAVNEKDPRYSGMIGKSLVLPLMNREIPLIADPYPDPEFGTGAVKVTPAHDPNDYEMGVRHELDMPVILDSRARVTELGGPYAGLDRVEARKRVVHDLEEHGFLVKVEDYDIPLLVSERSGEPIEPLLSEQWFVAQKQLAGPGIEAVKSGKVRFYPERYEKVYLDWMENIRDWCISRQLWWGHRIPVYYMEDGSAVAALSKEEAEAKSGKKVVRQDEDVLDTWFSSGLWPFATLGWPENTEDLSRYYPTSALITDRNIIYLWVARMIMMGMDFLGEAPFHEVFIYATVLTESGQRMSKSLGTGKDPTELIEKHGADALRFALLCQTGENQDLRFGDRRVEDARNFCNKLWNATRFVLMNIVEPPVEPNALQEVDQWLLSRLYSLEKSVRDAYSQYRFQDAAWSLYGFFWSELCDWYIEICKSRLLAGETAPKWVLLTAIEAVLKMLHPIMPHITEALYQHLPLAQRDPFLMGSSWPSLPQHFHQPGVEAKLEQTFAAVRALRALRHEAGLTPMKAIPRAYIDREWPGGREILLSQAWLEDLVVGEPESGVRCLSTSCEGFQLSVPVEGLDLDKECARLQQELAKAEGERARIEAQLSNPSFVERAKPEVVEQARQRLASLNTTIEQLAERRRVFGCSD from the coding sequence ATGGAACATTCAGGCGAGATGTCGACGCGCTACGACGCGTCATCGGTGGAAAGCAAGTGGTACGGTGAATGGGAGCGTGCAGGGCTCTTCTCGCCCGACCCAGACCCGGGCAAGCCTACCTACTGCATCACAATTCCGCCTCCCAACATCACGGGCTCGCTCCATATGGGGCACGCGCTCTGCTATCCCATCCAAGACTGCCTCGGGCGATTTCACAGGCTGGCCGGCAAATCGGTGCTCGTCCTGCCCGGCCAGGATCACGCCGGTATCGCCACCCAAAGCGTGGTCTCCAAGCTGCTGCGAAAGGAAGGGACAAGCCCCTCGGCCATAGGTCGCGAGAAGTTCCTCGAGCGCGTATGGGAGTGGCGCAAAGAGAGCGGCGACACCATCTTGAACCAGCTTCGACTGCTCGGCTGCGGGTTCGACTGGCCGCGGCAGCGCTTCACGCTCGACGACGCTTATGCGAAGGCTGTTCTGAAGGTTTTCGTGGATTGGTACGACCGTGGCATCATCTATCGCGGCAAGAGGGTGGTCAACTGGGACCCCGTGCTCGAAACGAGCGTCTCCGACATCGAAACAGAGCGAAGAACGGTGCGCGGCAAGCTTTATCACGTTCGCTACCCATTCGCCGATGGTTCCGGCTCGCTTGTCGTCGCCACAACCCGCCCAGAGACGATGCTGGGCGACGTGGCCGTCGCCGTCAACGAAAAGGACCCCCGCTACTCAGGCATGATCGGCAAGAGCCTTGTCCTGCCGCTTATGAATCGCGAGATTCCACTGATTGCCGACCCTTACCCGGACCCCGAGTTTGGGACCGGCGCGGTGAAGGTCACGCCCGCACACGATCCCAACGACTACGAGATGGGAGTCCGCCACGAGCTCGACATGCCGGTCATTTTGGACTCCAGAGCAAGGGTCACCGAACTTGGGGGTCCCTATGCAGGCTTGGACCGGGTTGAGGCGCGGAAGCGCGTGGTTCACGACCTCGAAGAGCATGGGTTCCTCGTGAAGGTGGAGGATTACGACATTCCGCTGCTGGTCTCGGAGCGGTCAGGCGAGCCCATAGAGCCGCTGCTGTCCGAGCAGTGGTTTGTCGCTCAGAAGCAGCTGGCCGGGCCCGGAATCGAGGCCGTAAAGTCAGGAAAGGTGCGGTTCTATCCTGAGCGCTACGAGAAGGTGTACCTCGACTGGATGGAGAACATCCGGGATTGGTGCATCAGCCGCCAGCTTTGGTGGGGCCACCGAATTCCTGTCTACTACATGGAAGACGGTTCCGCCGTTGCCGCCCTGAGCAAGGAAGAGGCCGAGGCCAAGTCTGGGAAGAAGGTGGTCCGCCAGGACGAAGATGTGCTCGACACCTGGTTCTCCAGCGGGCTTTGGCCGTTCGCGACCCTCGGCTGGCCCGAAAACACCGAGGACCTCTCCCGGTACTACCCAACTTCTGCGCTGATCACCGATCGAAACATCATCTACCTGTGGGTTGCCAGGATGATCATGATGGGGATGGACTTCCTCGGCGAGGCGCCGTTCCACGAGGTCTTCATCTACGCCACCGTCCTAACTGAATCCGGTCAGCGCATGAGCAAGAGCCTCGGCACAGGCAAGGACCCCACCGAGCTCATCGAGAAGCATGGCGCCGATGCTTTGCGATTCGCGCTCCTGTGCCAAACGGGTGAGAATCAGGACTTGCGGTTTGGCGATCGCAGGGTCGAAGACGCGCGCAACTTCTGCAACAAGCTCTGGAACGCGACGCGCTTCGTTCTGATGAACATCGTGGAGCCGCCCGTTGAGCCCAACGCGCTCCAAGAGGTCGATCAGTGGCTGCTCAGCCGGCTCTACAGCCTGGAGAAGTCTGTGCGAGACGCCTATTCCCAATACCGCTTTCAGGACGCTGCCTGGAGCCTCTACGGCTTTTTCTGGAGCGAGCTCTGCGACTGGTACATCGAGATATGCAAGTCGCGTCTGCTGGCTGGGGAGACCGCGCCAAAATGGGTGCTCCTCACCGCGATCGAGGCCGTGCTGAAGATGCTCCACCCGATCATGCCGCACATCACCGAGGCGCTGTACCAGCACCTGCCTCTTGCGCAGCGCGACCCGTTCCTGATGGGATCTTCCTGGCCGTCGCTGCCGCAACATTTCCATCAGCCCGGTGTCGAGGCCAAGTTGGAACAAACCTTCGCCGCGGTTCGCGCGCTCCGCGCTCTAAGGCATGAGGCCGGCTTGACGCCGATGAAAGCGATTCCGCGAGCCTACATCGATCGGGAATGGCCCGGCGGCCGAGAAATCCTGCTAAGCCAGGCTTGGCTCGAGGATCTGGTCGTGGGCGAGCCCGAATCGGGCGTTCGCTGCCTTTCGACCTCTTGCGAGGGCTTCCAGCTATCGGTTCCCGTTGAAGGGCTTGATCTGGACAAGGAGTGCGCCAGGCTCCAGCAGGAACTCGCGAAGGCTGAAGGTGAAAGAGCCCGCATCGAGGCTCAGTTATCGAATCCGAGCTTCGTCGAGAGGGCCAAGCCAGAGGTTGTGGAACAAGCCAGGCAGCGACTCGCGAGCCTGAACACAACCATTGAGCAGCTTGCCGAACGCCGCCGGGTATTTGGGTGTTCGGATTAG
- a CDS encoding MBL fold metallo-hydrolase yields the protein MRARLKVAAIAAGSLAAGSLTGTLTASGQPTELWFLDVGQGDCAVFRHAGVTVLIDAGPAAPDRDTAAQGIIRDLRRMGVTAVDLVLLSHPDADHVGGLRGIARHIPVRKVGAMAHFASSSDLGYWLREARIDESRVAWLSPGSRIEFGSFRIEVDSVRFAQGDPDNFGSMFLRVEGGTAAADFSGDADAIAEAVLSGRRNWRAQVLKAGHHGSRTSTSEAWLRAVEPNTVVFSCGRHNSYGHPSKEALARVTSAGATAVRTDQEGDIRFELRNGAFVRVR from the coding sequence TTGCGCGCCCGGCTTAAGGTCGCCGCCATCGCCGCGGGCTCTCTTGCGGCGGGGAGCCTTACGGGGACCCTGACGGCTTCGGGCCAACCCACCGAGCTCTGGTTTCTGGACGTGGGACAAGGGGATTGCGCCGTGTTTCGACACGCGGGGGTGACCGTGCTCATCGACGCCGGCCCGGCCGCTCCTGATCGCGATACGGCGGCGCAAGGGATCATCAGGGACCTTAGGCGCATGGGCGTCACGGCGGTCGACCTGGTCCTTCTGTCACATCCCGACGCCGACCACGTGGGAGGCTTGCGGGGAATCGCGAGGCACATTCCGGTTCGAAAGGTGGGAGCAATGGCCCACTTTGCATCGAGTTCCGACCTGGGCTATTGGCTTCGCGAGGCACGGATTGACGAATCCCGCGTGGCCTGGCTCTCGCCGGGATCTCGCATCGAGTTCGGGTCGTTCCGCATCGAGGTGGATTCCGTCCGATTCGCGCAGGGCGATCCGGACAACTTCGGGTCGATGTTCCTGCGGGTGGAGGGCGGAACCGCCGCTGCCGACTTCTCGGGAGATGCCGACGCGATAGCCGAAGCGGTGCTCTCGGGGCGCCGCAATTGGCGCGCGCAGGTGCTGAAAGCGGGCCATCACGGAAGCCGAACTTCCACTTCGGAGGCCTGGCTCCGGGCCGTCGAGCCAAACACCGTGGTCTTTTCTTGTGGCCGCCATAACAGCTATGGGCATCCTTCAAAGGAGGCGCTGGCGCGCGTCACCTCAGCCGGCGCAACGGCCGTCCGAACCGACCAGGAGGGGGACATTCGGTTCGAGTTGCGAAACGGCGCGTTCGTGCGCGTTCGCTAA
- a CDS encoding ComEC/Rec2 family competence protein, whose protein sequence is MRRELELRPLLLAAIGLALGIVAITEPVWLILVAVLGVVCRPLACKTILLVCLITGVILAPKGVAGPSAGSGWFHGEATVVGMPTIEQRGFRCEVRSGVNQYLLECEGFPRLSIGDVLEVAAEVRNVDPTFNVSMGRRGILGVIKAKAADIRVKAEGPSVFRWAAQWRESFITMCNSTLGDRTSTLVQALCFNVRGGISDGDMANLKRTGIVHIVSTSGLHVLILAFSLQFGLGLTPMPRSSQLVVLYLLLAFYACATGLDPPIVRSVLMAAAIMSAPWFEREGDFPSAVGLAAAAFLLWRPLEVFELSFQLSFVAVLALWMFARGAHSSGRGPKALLKAQVSSSVRASAVATLATAPLLARAFGTFSIVAVVANLLVAGTIGPLIVCALVAWAVFPISEALSQGLMHVVVEPLALWVLAVTETLGSQTWSSVMVPELPGLFWGLVYLGAILVWRPIARPA, encoded by the coding sequence ATGAGGAGGGAGCTTGAACTTAGGCCGCTGTTGCTGGCCGCCATCGGCCTGGCGCTCGGCATCGTGGCCATCACGGAACCTGTGTGGCTCATTCTGGTTGCCGTTCTCGGGGTCGTGTGCCGGCCGTTAGCCTGCAAGACGATTTTGCTAGTATGTCTTATTACTGGCGTCATTCTGGCGCCGAAAGGCGTTGCTGGCCCATCAGCGGGCTCAGGCTGGTTTCACGGTGAAGCGACGGTGGTGGGCATGCCGACCATAGAGCAGAGAGGGTTTCGATGTGAAGTGAGGTCAGGCGTCAACCAGTATTTGCTGGAATGCGAAGGGTTCCCTAGGCTTTCGATTGGCGACGTGCTCGAGGTGGCTGCCGAGGTGCGGAATGTCGATCCGACGTTCAATGTGTCTATGGGCCGACGCGGCATTCTTGGAGTGATCAAGGCAAAGGCCGCAGACATACGTGTGAAGGCGGAAGGCCCATCGGTCTTTCGATGGGCTGCCCAGTGGCGCGAGTCGTTCATCACCATGTGCAATAGTACGCTAGGTGACCGAACATCTACACTGGTTCAAGCCCTCTGCTTCAATGTCCGTGGGGGAATCTCGGACGGAGACATGGCCAACCTCAAGCGGACGGGAATCGTGCACATCGTCTCCACCTCCGGTTTGCATGTGCTCATCCTGGCGTTCAGCCTGCAGTTTGGGCTTGGCCTCACGCCAATGCCACGGTCCAGCCAACTTGTGGTGCTTTATCTTCTTCTCGCCTTCTACGCTTGTGCCACGGGCCTCGACCCGCCCATCGTCAGGTCCGTGCTGATGGCGGCCGCCATCATGTCTGCCCCCTGGTTCGAGCGTGAGGGCGATTTCCCGTCGGCAGTCGGGCTTGCGGCGGCGGCGTTTCTGCTGTGGAGGCCACTTGAGGTCTTCGAGCTCAGCTTCCAGCTTTCGTTCGTGGCGGTTCTAGCCCTTTGGATGTTTGCGCGTGGCGCGCACTCTTCCGGCAGGGGGCCGAAGGCTCTGCTCAAGGCACAAGTGAGTTCCAGCGTTCGGGCCAGCGCCGTCGCCACGTTGGCGACGGCGCCCCTTCTGGCCCGGGCCTTTGGGACCTTTTCGATTGTGGCGGTAGTGGCCAACCTTCTCGTAGCAGGCACGATCGGCCCGCTGATCGTCTGCGCCCTGGTGGCTTGGGCCGTCTTCCCAATCTCAGAGGCTCTTTCGCAGGGCCTCATGCACGTCGTCGTCGAGCCTCTGGCTCTGTGGGTCTTGGCGGTTACGGAAACCCTGGGAAGCCAGACCTGGAGCAGCGTTATGGTTCCGGAGCTTCCGGGGCTCTTCTGGGGGTTGGTTTACCTTGGGGCGATTCTGGTGTGGAGGCCGATTGCGCGCCCGGCTTAA
- a CDS encoding DUF721 domain-containing protein, translating to MRPLDSILKSALPQREVLRQARANKTLRRWNEVVGETLATKSWPERYEQGTIHVCVQGSSWLLELSLRKEQILDKLAVFSGEPGLFKDLRFTDKALPSPPPPPPPQRTRRGVTQTIEEIRQKWFGEGSDEEGA from the coding sequence ATGCGTCCTCTCGACTCCATCCTAAAGTCGGCACTCCCTCAGAGGGAGGTTTTGCGTCAGGCGCGCGCAAACAAGACGCTGAGGCGTTGGAATGAGGTGGTTGGCGAGACCTTGGCGACGAAGTCTTGGCCGGAGCGCTACGAGCAGGGAACGATCCACGTCTGCGTACAAGGATCGAGCTGGCTGCTAGAACTCTCCCTCAGGAAGGAACAAATACTAGATAAGCTAGCCGTGTTTAGCGGCGAACCGGGCTTGTTCAAGGACTTGCGCTTCACCGACAAGGCGCTTCCCAGCCCGCCACCTCCTCCGCCTCCGCAGCGAACACGAAGAGGAGTCACGCAGACGATAGAAGAAATCAGGCAGAAGTGGTTCGGGGAAGGCAGCGATGAGGAGGGAGCTTGA
- the recF gene encoding DNA replication/repair protein RecF, with translation MHELDLENSGGDKPADSALCGVAQLSLRHFRNYLSESVSLSQGFNVVSGPNAQGKTNLLEALYLLGTARLLRGVRDREAIAIGETSASVKGSLASQPTEIEIRIEESVRKSAYLNGLKLPRASDVLGRLPCVSVSSFDLALAQGEPSGRRLFLDLELSQTYPSYLRALSLYKKALEHRNALLKAARETMVDSAQFETWETHMAQGGAEIRRMRGEFLEELDPLGRAIHGTLGGGEALGLRFAPKDAHDTAEGLFRAFVQGRVEDIMRGTTTMGPHRDDLQIEVDDRDARLFGSQGQQRTAVISLKLATLLLARQQGRVPLLLLDDMLSDLDERRRQNLTQWVLDHAGQAVLTCTEPESAGASLLARSKVFRVTSGRISEA, from the coding sequence ATGCATGAGCTTGACCTAGAGAACTCCGGTGGGGACAAGCCGGCCGATTCGGCTTTGTGCGGTGTTGCCCAGCTCTCACTGAGGCACTTTCGAAACTACCTGAGTGAATCGGTCAGCCTATCTCAAGGGTTCAACGTCGTCTCGGGTCCGAACGCCCAAGGGAAGACGAACCTCCTGGAGGCGCTCTACCTCTTGGGCACGGCGCGGCTTCTGCGGGGGGTTCGGGACCGGGAGGCCATTGCCATCGGCGAGACATCCGCATCCGTCAAGGGCTCTCTGGCCTCGCAGCCCACGGAGATCGAGATCCGAATCGAGGAGTCGGTCCGCAAATCGGCTTATCTGAACGGTCTGAAGCTGCCGCGAGCTTCAGATGTGCTGGGGCGGCTGCCCTGCGTAAGCGTCTCAAGCTTCGATTTGGCTCTGGCTCAAGGAGAACCCTCCGGGCGCAGGTTGTTCTTGGACCTGGAGCTCTCACAGACCTACCCCAGCTACCTCAGGGCGTTGAGCCTCTACAAGAAGGCGCTGGAGCATCGAAACGCACTTTTGAAGGCGGCTCGGGAGACCATGGTGGACTCGGCTCAGTTCGAGACGTGGGAGACGCACATGGCACAAGGCGGCGCCGAGATACGCCGGATGAGGGGCGAGTTCCTCGAGGAGCTGGACCCTCTCGGGCGGGCCATACACGGCACTCTGGGGGGTGGTGAGGCTCTCGGGCTGCGTTTCGCCCCGAAAGACGCCCACGACACGGCAGAGGGCCTCTTCAGGGCGTTTGTGCAGGGACGCGTGGAGGACATCATGCGCGGAACGACCACCATGGGCCCACACCGTGACGACCTCCAGATCGAGGTCGACGACAGGGACGCCCGGCTGTTTGGGAGCCAGGGCCAGCAGCGCACGGCGGTGATTTCGCTCAAGCTCGCGACGCTCCTGCTCGCCCGCCAGCAGGGCCGAGTCCCGCTCCTGCTCCTGGATGACATGCTCTCCGACCTGGATGAACGCCGCCGACAAAACTTGACGCAGTGGGTACTGGATCATGCGGGACAAGCCGTGCTAACCTGTACCGAACCCGAATCCGCCGGCGCGTCGCTGCTGGCAAGGTCCAAGGTGTTTCGCGTCACTTCGGGCCGAATCAGCGAGGCATAG
- a CDS encoding RDD family protein, translated as MAQELILLSPEKTVLSIRLASLASRVLAHVLDLFIYVVLVAATYMVLGILSVANAIDMQAVNALFMFLSLSGLFLYFILFEALWNGQTLGKKAAGIRVRMADGTPVTPQAAIGRNLVRPADLLPTAYFLGLVAMFTNTKSQRIGDLAANTIVVHDRRPQPIFQPAPYVLGEHRFESQVGDLTGMTLAEYVALKRFCDRYPELSAASQGRFVGEVWDPFARRRGVPSLPGVHPLQLAEAVVMKYGRIHGLL; from the coding sequence ATGGCGCAAGAGCTCATCCTGCTCAGCCCCGAGAAGACGGTGCTGTCCATACGGCTTGCCAGCCTGGCCTCGCGCGTCCTCGCCCACGTCCTGGATCTCTTCATTTATGTGGTCCTGGTCGCGGCTACCTACATGGTCCTCGGGATCCTCTCCGTGGCGAACGCCATCGATATGCAGGCGGTCAACGCGCTTTTCATGTTCTTGTCGCTCTCGGGCCTCTTCCTCTATTTCATCCTCTTCGAGGCCCTCTGGAACGGCCAGACCCTTGGCAAGAAGGCCGCGGGCATCCGGGTCCGCATGGCCGACGGCACGCCGGTCACCCCACAGGCCGCCATAGGGCGAAACCTCGTGCGCCCGGCGGACCTGCTCCCGACGGCCTACTTTCTGGGGCTTGTGGCTATGTTTACCAACACAAAGTCTCAACGGATCGGTGATCTTGCCGCCAACACTATCGTGGTCCACGATCGCCGGCCCCAACCGATCTTCCAGCCTGCGCCTTACGTGCTGGGCGAACATCGATTCGAGTCGCAGGTGGGCGATTTGACGGGCATGACGCTCGCAGAATATGTAGCTTTGAAGCGGTTTTGCGACCGTTATCCGGAGCTCTCGGCGGCATCACAGGGCCGCTTCGTGGGCGAGGTCTGGGACCCGTTCGCCCGCCGCCGCGGGGTCCCCAGTCTGCCGGGCGTCCACCCTTTGCAGCTTGCCGAGGCGGTGGTGATGAAGTACGGGAGAATCCACGGATTGTTATGA
- a CDS encoding DUF58 domain-containing protein: protein MLPTRRFWLLLALAIPAAAALGAKGAVLPIVALNGCLFLALGISYWLGPSAAGLRVVRRFDPVLSVRASNRVELHLENRGLEALDGVLRDEPPPEFSASRREFPLHLKPEQSAVFSYHLTPSQRGSDYFRGTFVRIACPLGLAERVVRLRTEQPVRVYPNVLALREFDLLKQRGRLQQMGIRKSRVRGLGMEFESLRDYADGDDYRKIDWKATARRGKLVVRQYETERNQSVILCVDVGRRMLAEAGGATKLDHTLDSLLMLAQAAFSGGDLVGLLVYSDTVKRYIPPRKGRNQLGVIIEAIHDLLAEPIESDHAAAFAYLATRWKRRSLIVSFTDLDDEGNSKDLVKGLGAMPKRHLMLLARVGDPGHRVRLESPIEVEEDLYQKASTALLVEDRKRAGTLLEGAGIHSLEAEPQDLAAALVNFYFAAKELSLV, encoded by the coding sequence ATGTTGCCCACTCGACGCTTCTGGCTCCTATTGGCGCTGGCCATCCCGGCGGCGGCGGCCCTTGGCGCCAAGGGGGCCGTGCTGCCGATTGTCGCGCTCAATGGCTGCCTCTTTCTAGCCTTGGGGATCAGTTACTGGCTCGGGCCCTCGGCGGCGGGCCTGCGCGTGGTGAGGCGATTCGACCCGGTGCTCTCGGTTCGGGCCTCGAACCGTGTGGAGCTCCACCTTGAGAACCGGGGCCTTGAAGCGCTCGACGGAGTGCTTCGCGATGAGCCACCGCCCGAGTTCTCGGCGTCGCGGCGGGAGTTTCCGCTGCACCTCAAGCCGGAGCAGTCCGCGGTCTTCTCCTACCATCTCACACCCTCTCAAAGGGGTAGCGACTACTTCCGAGGGACATTCGTTCGGATCGCCTGCCCACTTGGGCTCGCCGAAAGGGTCGTGCGCCTGAGGACGGAACAGCCGGTTCGCGTGTATCCAAACGTCTTGGCGCTCCGCGAGTTCGACCTCCTGAAGCAGAGGGGACGCCTCCAGCAGATGGGGATCCGAAAGTCGCGCGTGCGCGGCCTGGGAATGGAGTTTGAATCGCTTCGCGACTACGCCGATGGCGACGATTACCGCAAGATCGACTGGAAAGCTACGGCCAGGCGCGGCAAGCTCGTGGTCCGGCAATACGAAACCGAGCGAAACCAATCCGTGATCCTGTGCGTGGATGTTGGCCGCCGAATGCTGGCCGAAGCAGGCGGCGCCACCAAGCTCGATCACACCCTTGACTCGCTGCTCATGTTGGCCCAGGCAGCCTTCTCTGGGGGCGACCTGGTGGGGCTCTTGGTGTATTCCGATACTGTGAAGCGCTACATCCCGCCGCGCAAGGGGAGGAACCAGCTCGGCGTCATCATCGAAGCGATCCACGACCTCCTGGCTGAACCCATCGAGAGCGATCACGCTGCGGCGTTCGCCTATCTTGCGACCCGCTGGAAGCGAAGGTCGTTGATCGTCTCATTCACCGATCTCGACGACGAAGGCAACTCGAAGGACCTCGTAAAGGGCCTCGGCGCGATGCCCAAGAGGCACCTGATGCTTCTGGCAAGGGTCGGCGATCCTGGGCACCGGGTTCGGCTGGAGAGCCCTATAGAAGTGGAAGAGGACCTCTACCAGAAGGCGAGCACGGCGCTGCTGGTCGAGGACCGCAAGCGCGCGGGCACGCTGCTGGAGGGGGCGGGCATCCACTCCCTGGAGGCCGAACCTCAGGACCTCGCGGCGGCACTCGTCAATTTCTACTTCGCGGCAAAAGAGCTGTCGCTGGTATAG
- a CDS encoding long-chain fatty acid--CoA ligase, protein MSEEVNTLGRMLRASCRTWKDKAAQIYPSDGSWKTVTYTELWEKARAYAGALQSLGLKKGDRVAIQSENRIEWSWVDWGCQCLGVVLVPIYPTLPADQAQYIVQNSGAKVVIAGDETQAEKARGLPEVRVIQLFEGAESMTALAESHASDLEDQELNASIDSVGPQDVATFIYTSGTTGPPKGAMLAQESGPWLLANVVKSLPIDHRDTFLTFLPMSHVFERVAGQWLPISCGATCAYSKGLLTLANDLMAVKPTILLCVPRFLEATRDKILDGTKKAKPLQRRLLAMAMSLGVKKARGGFAPFFPILNAIVGKKIRARVGGNIRFFVSGGAALPPPVAEFYMAFGLHVLQGYGLTETTAASSVNHPDRSKYWTVGEPIAGVEIKLAEDGEILIRGKSVMLGYHSLPKETAEAIDAEGWFHSGDIGEWEGKHLKITDRKKDLLILANGKNVAPQPIENRLKESPWIQEAVLFGDGKEYVFGLIVPNFERLAAKYKDEGRAFANNHAMAEDEAVKALLKDEISGINKGLADFEKVKRYALVDASFSVETGELTPSLKVKRKVVKEKFAEVLKDLS, encoded by the coding sequence ATGTCGGAAGAAGTGAACACCCTCGGGCGCATGCTGCGCGCCTCGTGCCGCACCTGGAAGGACAAGGCGGCGCAGATCTACCCAAGTGACGGCTCTTGGAAGACAGTGACCTACACCGAGCTTTGGGAGAAGGCCCGGGCCTATGCCGGCGCACTTCAGAGTCTCGGGCTGAAGAAAGGGGACCGCGTCGCCATCCAGAGCGAGAACCGAATCGAGTGGTCGTGGGTCGACTGGGGCTGCCAGTGCCTGGGTGTGGTGTTGGTGCCGATCTATCCCACCCTGCCGGCCGATCAAGCGCAGTACATCGTCCAGAATTCCGGCGCAAAGGTGGTGATTGCGGGAGACGAAACACAGGCCGAAAAGGCCCGCGGCCTGCCGGAGGTTCGGGTCATCCAGCTCTTCGAGGGCGCAGAGTCGATGACGGCCCTGGCGGAATCCCACGCGAGCGATCTGGAGGACCAGGAGCTGAACGCGAGCATTGACTCCGTTGGCCCGCAGGACGTCGCGACTTTCATCTACACCAGTGGCACCACGGGCCCTCCCAAGGGCGCCATGCTGGCCCAGGAGAGCGGCCCCTGGCTGCTGGCGAACGTAGTCAAGAGCCTTCCGATCGATCATCGCGACACTTTTCTCACCTTCCTCCCGATGTCGCACGTGTTTGAGAGGGTTGCAGGCCAGTGGCTGCCAATATCGTGCGGCGCAACCTGCGCGTACTCGAAGGGTCTGCTAACGCTGGCCAACGATCTGATGGCGGTCAAACCGACGATCCTGCTCTGTGTTCCCAGGTTTCTTGAGGCCACGCGCGACAAGATCCTCGATGGGACCAAGAAGGCCAAGCCGCTGCAACGAAGGCTGTTGGCGATGGCGATGAGCCTGGGCGTTAAGAAGGCCAGAGGAGGCTTCGCGCCGTTCTTTCCCATTTTGAACGCCATCGTCGGAAAGAAGATTCGGGCACGCGTGGGTGGCAACATCCGGTTCTTCGTTTCGGGCGGTGCGGCGCTTCCGCCCCCGGTGGCCGAGTTCTATATGGCGTTCGGGCTTCATGTGCTTCAGGGCTACGGCCTCACTGAGACCACAGCGGCCAGTTCCGTGAACCACCCCGACCGCTCCAAGTACTGGACCGTGGGAGAGCCAATCGCAGGCGTTGAGATCAAGCTGGCGGAGGATGGCGAAATCCTGATTCGCGGCAAGAGCGTGATGCTGGGGTATCACAGCCTGCCCAAGGAGACGGCGGAGGCCATCGACGCCGAGGGTTGGTTCCACAGTGGCGACATCGGTGAATGGGAGGGAAAACACCTGAAGATCACCGACCGGAAGAAGGACCTGCTGATTCTGGCGAACGGCAAAAACGTCGCCCCGCAACCCATCGAAAACAGGCTCAAGGAAAGCCCCTGGATTCAGGAGGCGGTGCTCTTTGGCGACGGAAAGGAGTATGTTTTCGGCTTGATCGTTCCCAACTTCGAGCGGCTTGCCGCGAAATATAAAGACGAGGGCCGGGCCTTTGCGAACAACCACGCGATGGCGGAGGACGAAGCCGTCAAGGCGCTCTTGAAGGACGAGATTTCGGGCATCAACAAGGGCCTCGCGGACTTTGAGAAGGTCAAGCGCTACGCCCTGGTCGATGCCTCGTTCAGCGTCGAAACAGGCGAGCTGACCCCATCGCTCAAGGTCAAACGCAAAGTCGTGAAAGAGAAATTCGCCGAGGTGTTGAAAGACCTATCGTAG